The genomic stretch TGGGAGCGGCCCTCTCAGCCGTTTGAGCTATGACCTAAGGAGTCCATTCCAGATGATGTACGCAGGCGTTGACGTCGGCTCACGAACAGCCAAAGTCGTCATACTCAACGAAAATAAAACCATAGGCGTCCATCTGATTTCCACGGGCCCGGACAGCGCGGAAACGTCTATCAAGGTCCTCGAGGGCGCTTTGGCGGCGGCGGGAATCCGCATGGATGAATTATCCGGCATTGTCACGACCGGTTACGGGCGCTATATCGCCCCCTTTCCCCATACCAGCATCACGGAAATCGCGTGCCACAGCAAGGGCGTACACCTTGTTTTTCCGACGGCTCGGACCGTTCTGGATATGGGGGGTCAGGACTGCAAAGCCATTCGCCTGGATGCCCAGGGAAATCACACCAACTTTGTCATGAACGACAAGTGCGCCGCCGGCACCGGCCGATTTCTGGAGATTCTGGCCAAGAGCCTGAATCTTCCCCTGGAGGAGATCGGTCCGCGTTCCCTCCAGGGCAAAGGAACGGTAAAAATCAGTTCCGTGTGCGCGGTATTCGCCAGAGAAGAGGCGCTTCGTTACCGTCGCAGAAGCGCACCGTTGGAAGATATTTTGGAGGGAGTACATGAATCCGTGGCGGAGCGGGTGTTCAAACTGGTAAAAACCGTGGGTCTGGAAAAAGATTTTGTCATAACCGGGGGTATCGCCCAAAACCCGGGCATCGTACGGCGTCTGGAGCAACGGGCCGGCTTGACCGCCCTGATTCCTCCCACTCCCCAATTTACAGGCGCTTTAGGCGCGGCATGGCTCGCAAGGGAGTCGTCCTGACAACAAAAACCGGCGGACCGCCGCATATTAAAAGATAGCTGAACGAGGTGCTGAGTTGATCCAAATTCGAAAAGTAACCCCTCTCGAGGGTGTTCACAAGATCACCATTCCTATTCCCTTCCCTATCGAAGACGTGAACGTGTATCTGCTCGAGGGCTCCCCGTTGACCCTCATCGACACCGGCCTCCGAAGCACGGCCACCATGGACGCATTGGAGCGAGCATTGTCCGGCATCGGTCGAAAGCTGCGGGATGTGGAGCGAATACTGGTTACTCACGGCCACATCGACCATTTTGGCGCCGCCCGAACCTTGTCCGAGATCTCCGGGGCAAAGGTGTTTGTCCACGCCTTCGACGTGAACAAGGTAAACCATGATTTCCTGCAGGATTTCGATCGCGAACCATCGAGGTTGGCGCTGTACCTGATCGAAGCCGGCGTTCCCGCGAATTACTACCCCTTTCTCAAGCAAGAGTTCCTAACCAACATACACGACTATTCCGAACCACTTACGCGCGTGGAGCTGATGGCCGACGAAGATGAAATCGAAGCAGGAGGTCGGAAGCTGCAAGTAATGCACTTTCCCGGACACTGTATAGGTCAGGTCTGCTTCTTTGACCCGGAAGAACAATTGATGTTCACCGGAGACCACGTGCTTCCTGAAATCACCCCCAACCCGGTGATGGACCTGATTGCCCGAGAGGAATTCGGCTACCAGAGCCTGAAAACCTACCTTGAATCCTTGCGTTCAACACGCAACGTCGACGTTCGACACACTCTGCCCGGACATGGCGAACCGTTCGGCCCGCTTCAGGCGAGAGTCGACGAGATTATACGTCACCACGAGCAACGCAAGAACGAAATCGTCCGAATACTCAATAATGGATCAAAAACCAAATGGCAGATATGCGGTAAATTGTTCAGCCAACTCGAACAACGCGAGGCGTTCCTGGGGCTATCCGAGGTGGACGGTCATTTGGAATTGCTCGAGGAGGCAGGACAAGTAACATGCGAAAAAGTGAAGGACTCACTGCTCTTTCACCTGCACTAGCATTTGGGCCTGGATCAGCGACAGATGGCGAACTTCCGAATAATTGTACACCCAACCAGGGGAGACGAGCATGGAGGTGAAGAGCCGCGGGGCTGTCGTCACGGAAAGTGCTCTTGCACGACGAGAGACGTGTGCTCGAGGTCCGGTTGCTGAAGGCGCCAAGCTCGTCGTTTTCGATCTTGCGTCAGGCAGAGGAGACAACCCGGCGTCCGGGATCGCCGCCAGTGTTTGTCCTGCAAGAACGGGCAAGCCCCAAGAATGCGAGAAACTCGCCCGGCGGATCGTCGAGAACCCCATGCTGAACGGATCCGCCGCATCTCTGGACGGGGCTCCGCACTCAAAACCCAGATAAGATGAGACGTCATTCGTTGAGGGCTTTTTCTGACGGCAATCGAGGAAAGGAGGTGAACGTACCCCAAGGAACAACAATTTAACCGGCCACACAGCCTGTATGAACCCAACTGTGGACGTTGTAACCCAACTGTATCCAGTTCGATGCATCAGGGGAACCTGAGAAGAAACCGTTTGTCCTGGATGAGGCACCCACAAGGAGGAAGAAATGGCTGAAGAAAAGATGATGACTGACCTTGATAAGCCGGGAGCGGAGGAACACTTAGTCGGCGCACCTTCGGATGATGTTGCCGGCTGGCTTAATCAAGAGGTGGACCTTTTTGACCTCGCCGCGGAGATGCTTAAAGAAGAGGGAGTGCACACCATCTTCGGCCTTACCGCCGGAGGCTGCTGGAATATCGAAGGTCACTGTCTGAGAGCCGGTATCGAGCGCGTGCACGTACGAACCGAAGAGACGGCTACATTCGCCGCTGACGCCTACGGCCGAATGACCAGTCGGCCCGGAATAGCGGTTTCAGGTCCCGCTACGGGTATCTGCTATGCGTCTGCCGGCGTTGCCCAGGCCATGGCCGCTCAGTCCCCCATGGTGTACATTGCCGGGGAATCCGGAGCCCTGGACGATGACAAATTTCAACTTCAAGGCCTGGTTCGCGCCGAGCGCCTGTGCGAGTCCATAGCCAAGACAGCAAGGCGCGTTCCCAATACGGGTTCCTTCCTGTTCCAACTGAAACGAGCGTTACGCACGGCAGTCACACCCCCTACCGGTCCGGCCGTAGTGGCCTATACCTACGAATACCTCGACCGATCGAACTCCATAGGTCCTCGCATCGATTATCTGGTCCACTACACACCCGGCACCTGGGCTCCAAAGCCTCGAGTCAGCGCGCCTGATCCCGAGGACGTGAGAAAGTTCATGGAGTGGCTGGTAAATTCAGAACGCCCGGCCATCGTCACCGGAGAGGCGCTGACCTACGATGACGCCCAGGATGAACTCAGGGAGTTCGTGGCCTTGACCGGCATCCCCACACACTGCCGGCGCAATTCCCGGGGGGCCATCTCCGAATACGATCCGCTCAACTGCTACGGCAGGGCCAGAGGCTACGTCATGCGCAGGTGCGACAAGGGCGTGCTTATGGGACTGCGCTGCGGAGGTCTGGAGTGGTTCGGATATCCTCCCTTCTTCGGAACGCAGGGCGTCTACACCCAGATCCAGACGCATCCCGAGAACACCGTCTTGTCGCTGCCCACCGAGCATGAACTCATCGGGAACATGAAGCTGACGATCAAACTCATGATCGAATGCGCCAAGGATATGGGGATCACCAAACCCCCGGAGAAGTGGGCTCTTTGGAGAGCCGAAGTGGCGAACAAGAAGGAGGAGTACCACCAGAAAACCCTCGATCGCACCGAACGTCAGAGGGGAGTATCCCCGCTTCATCCGGATATTCTAGGACGGATTACCGCCGAGTTCCTCCGCGATGAATTGAACGACGAGTACTATTCCATTATCGACGGGTTCACTGCGGCCACCTACTACTCCGACTGGATTAAGGTAAAAGATCAAAGGCGAATCCTGGATGCCGCGGACACCATCGGTTTCGGGCATGCGCCGGGCATGGCCCTCGGATGCAATGCCGCCACGAAAGGAGACCGTCCCATCATAGCGATCATGGGTGACGGAGCCATGGGCGCTTGCGGCATGGACATTGAAACCTGTTATAGATGGGATGTGCCCGCCGTCTTCATCCATCACAACAACAACCAGATCGTGGGTGGTGGTCACCTCTTCTGGAAGGACATCTGGCCATCCGGAAACCGGGAAAGGGATGGATGGTTTATCAGCAAGAACACACGATACGACAAGATGATAGCGGAGTTCGGACTGCATACCGAACTGGTGGAAAGGGACGATCAAGTGCGTCCCGCCCTGAAGCGGGCCTTCGATTTCGTGCGTGACAAACACAAACCCGCTTTCATCGAGTGCTTCGTGGATGAGGACGTACTCCAGGAGATCTGGCCCACCATATGCGCCACCTGGTCCAGCGGCTTTATCCCCTTCAAGGAGCTTCCGCAAACCGCTAAAGACTTGATGCTCAAATGGAAGGATCATGTGCCCAGCGCCACGAAGATCGCGGCGCGTGACGACTGGTGGGAGGCTTTGGACTGGTAAACCAGACGCATCCGATCACTAGCGAGTTGATGGCGGGGGCCGCCGGCTCCCCGCCATCCTCCATCACCGAAAGGATAGCGAAAACGCATGGGCGGCGCTTTAGACAGGGAAACAAAAGGATTCTGTTCTTGGGGAAACGACCGAGTCTATCTGGTTCTGCGCGAACTCGCTCATCCGGACGAGAAAGGTGCGTTAACCATCGAATCCATCCTCGAAGATCCGGATAAATACGTCCTTCTCCACGAAGAATCTTCATTTCAAACAACGGAAAGTAAGCGTTCTCTTTCATTGCCCGAGCCGGACAGGGATCCTCGAGAATTGGAGAACATGTATGAATCCGCTCAAATGGCCGGGCACGAAACGCCGGAGGACCTGGGACCCTCGGACATACTGCCGCTCAGTATGCGGCGGAAGCTCGAAGAAATCGTTCCGATAGACGAAGACGACTCGCCGGAGAAACGACGCCGGAAAGAACTCGAACGCACTCTCAAAAAGTATCACAGAGAGGGCCTGATCGTTTTCGAAGATGGAACGGTTTCCGTGACGGACAAGGGCGCACGCGTCCTGGCTAGGGGGGTGCTGAAACGGATCTTAGGGAATTTCAAGCCGAATTTGAATGGAAAAAACAAACCTGCTGCTTTGAAAGAAGGGTTCATCCCAACCGTTACTACCAGGAAGTACGAATCCGGCGACGACTACGCATCTCTGGACGTGGAGAGCAGTTTGCTGAACGCCCTCGGCCGGGGCGAAACCATTGGCGCGATCACCTTTCGAACCGACGATTTCCGTGTCCGAGAAATGACGCGCGAAAATAAACTCATCGCCGGACTGCTGGTGGACACCAGCATGTCGATGCAAATGAAGGGCGTCATGGCAACGGCTCGTGACACTTCGCTGGCTCTGGCCGAGTTGATAGGAGAAAACCCCAATCACATCCTCAAAGTGTATCTGTTTGCGGATCATGTAAAAGAGACGCCACCCAGGGACATTTTCCGCAACACGTTTCCGGGTGGACTTACGGACATCTGCGCACCCCTGGAAAAATTTCGTGAGCGGGTACGTCTGCTGGAAGGAGAAAAACAGGCCTACCTGATTACCGATTCGGTTTCGAACGTGGTCAACGGCCGGCGCGTGGGATTCGAGGATGCGGCCCCCAGGGTGCTGGAGGAAGCGTCGCGCTATCGCAAGGAGAAGATAACCCTGAACATCGTTATGCTGGGAGAACAGGAACAGTTCAGGCACTTCTGCCTGAAGTTGGCTCAGAGAAGCATGGGAAGAGCCTTCTTCGTTTCCTCGGACAGTATGACACAAACCATAGTCAGGGACTATTTTCGCTTCTCCTGAAAGGATCCTGATCGTTTTCAGACAGTAAGTAGAGCTACGGAGCTGTATATGGAAAAGACACTGAAGACCGACGATCGTTTCTTTGAGAAGGCAAGCAGGCACATGACGTGGTCCGACATCCCCGTCAAAGCCATGTATGGCCCTGAAGACGTGAAAAGCCTCTCCTACGAGGAAGACATCAACCATCCGGGCGAGTTTCCTTTCACACGAGGGATATTCTCCGACATGTACCGGGGACGGCTGTGGAGCATGCGAGAACTCTGTGGATACGCGTCACCCGCGGCAACCAATCAACGCCTGAGATACCTCATCGCGGAAGGCCAAAGCGCCCTGAATGTCATTGGGGATCTCCCCACCCAGTACGGCATTGACTCCGACCATCCTTGCGCGGAAGGCGAGGTGGGTTTGGAAGGAGTGCCCATTGACTCCATACGGGATATGGAAGTGATGATGGAGGGCATTGACCTCGAGGCCACAAGCATCAATCTCTCCAACTACCTTTGCCCTTTCATGGCCCTTTATTTGGCTGCCGCGGAGAGAAGGGGCTTTGATTTCACTAAACTGCGCGGCACCTTTTTGAACGATACCCTGGTCCATATTCTCACGCTTTACTATCCGAAGACCGTCCTGCCGTTTGACATCGGAAGGCGCATGACCGTGGACACGATCATCTATTGCAGGGAACATGTCCCCCGCTATTATACAATTACACAGGGATCGGAAGGGCTAAGGGAGAGCGGCGCCACCGCTGTTCAGGAAATCGTGTTTGATTTCTGCGTAGCGAGATATTGGCTGAAATCCATACTCGAGCGGGGAGAGGGGCGTATCAGGATCGAGGACGTGGCTCCGAGGTTCGGCTTTACCCACCGCGTCGGAATCGACATCTTTGAAGAAGCCTGCAAGTTCAGGGCGGCTCGAAGACTATGGGCTCGCGTGATGAAGGAGGACTTCGGTACGACGGATCGCAAATCCGCCACATACAAGGTACACACTCCCACTCTGGGGGTCCAGTTGCAGAGGCCCCAGGTGGTTAACAACATCGTTCGTATCGCTTATCAGTCACTGGCCGCCGTGTTGGGCGGGGTACAGTCCATTCATACCATGGGCTTCGATGAACCCGTTGCCCTGCCTACGGAAGAGACCCATCGCCTGGCCCTGCGCACCCAGCAGATTCTCTGCTATGAAACCGGCGTCGTCAATGTAGCTGACCCTCTGGGAGGTTCTTACTATGTGGAGAGCCTGACCAACCAGTTGTACGAACAGATGAGTCGCATGATGGAGGACTACAAAGACACCATAGCCGACCGAATCTTGAACGGGGACCTGCAAAGACTGCTGCAGAATCAGGCCTACAAGTTTCAAAAAGAGGTGGAAAGCGGGGAGCGTCCTATCGTCGGAGTGAATTGCTTTACCATATCCGAGGATCAAGAGACGGGGGAGAAAGCTCACAGAATCCCTCAACAGGAAGTGAGAGAACACCTCGAGAACCTCAAGGAATTCAAGCGGAAACGGGATGTCAAAAAGGTCGCCCGGAGCCTGGAGAACGTCATGCGGGCGGGAGAGAACAAGAACGAGAACCTGTTTGGGCATGTGCTTGAAGCGGCCAGGAGTGAAGCGACCTTTGGGGAAATGATTGGAGCCATACGCATGGGACATGGAGCTCCGTATGATCCCTTCGATGAGATCGAATACCCGTTTTAAGAGAGGGAATGCCATGAAAATGGTAAGGGAGAGGGAAAAGCCGATCAAGATACTTCTGGCAAAGGTAGGACTGGACGGACATGACCGGGGTATCGTTATTCTGTCCAAGGCGCTTATGGATAGCGGAATGGAGGTAATATACCTGGGCGCCTATCGCAAGGTGAAGGAAGTGGTTCAGGCGGCCCTTCAAGAAGACGTGGATGCAATAGGCCTCAGTTTTCTGGGCGGTGAGCACCTGATTTTCTCGGAAAAGATGCTCGGGGCCATGAAAGAAAAGAACATGAGCATTCCGCTTCTGGTCGGAGGTGTCATACCCCGGGAAGATCTGCCTGATCTAAAGCGAATGGGAGTGAAAGACGTCATTATCTCAGGAGTGCCGCTGGAAACGATCAGGGAGAGAATCACCGAGGTTGTGCTCAAAGAGGGATAGAAAAGGAGCCGTTCCCTTCGGCGAACGGGTGAGGAGTCCATGCAACCATGGATTCCCACGGCAGCTGATGCATGTACCGATTCAGCGAGCTCACTCGCAGCCCGAAGACCCTCTGCAGGAATTCACGTTTTTTGGGCCTTCCGATCGGCCCATTCAGAGACGGCATGGCGCGGTTAAACACGAGGTAAGACTAACGTCGATTCTGTTGTCCGAACAGGATGACCGAATCCGGCAAGCCGAGAGGAGGAGAAGCATGTTTCATAAGAAAACGATCGAAGAAATAGCCAAGAGGCGTGAGGCCTGGAAAGAAAACACGCTCTCCAAGGTCCCTCCTCGAAAACAAGAATTCACCACTATCTCCGGCATACCCATTAAAGAGATCCACACTCCGGAAGACATTGCGGATTTGGACTACCTGAAAGATCTGGGGTTCCCGGGAGAATACCCTTTCACACGGGGCGCTTACGCCCCCATGAATCGAAGCCGTCCGTGGACCATCCGGCAGGTGGTCGGCGTAGGCACGGCCAAGGAGACTAACGAGCGGCATAAATTCGTAATGAAGACCGGTCAGACCGGCATGAGCAACGACTTCGATGTTCCGACCTGCATTGGCCTGGATTCGGATCATCCCCTCGCTGAAGGAGAAGTGGGACGGGTGGGCGTCGCCATTGACACCCTGGCCGATATGCAGATGCTCTACGAGGATATTCCCCTGGAAAACACCAATCATTCCTTCACGATCAATCATCCCACTCCCGCCATTTTGAGCATGTTTCTGAACCTGGCGGAAAAGCAGGGTGTGCCGTTCAGTGCGCTGAGAGGCACCACTCAGAACGATCCCCTGAAAGAATGTTTCGCTATGAAGATGTTCTCGTTCCCGCCGCAGTCCAGCGTTAAACTCCTGGTGGATACATGGGAGTTCGCCTCAAAATATCTGCCCAAGTGGAACGTGACCAATGTAAACGGATATCCCACCCGAGACTCGGGAGGAACCGTCTATCATGAGCTGGGTTTTACGTTCGCAAGCGCCATTAATTATTTTGACGAGGCACTGAAACGCGGCATCGATGTGGATGCCATTGCTCCGAATGTTTCCTGGTTATGGTATGTGCATATCGACTTTCTCGAAGAGATTGCCAAGTTCAGAGCAGCCAGACGGATCTGGGCCAAGATCATCAAAGATAGATACGGCGCCAAAAATCCAAAAAGCTGGACGCTTCGAATGCATGCCCAGACGGGAGGAGGAGCCTACACGTATCAGCAGCCGGAGAACAACATTGTCCGAGGGACCATTGGCGGAATGGCGGCTGCACTGGGCGGTGTT from Deltaproteobacteria bacterium encodes the following:
- a CDS encoding 2-hydroxyglutaryl-CoA dehydratase, which codes for MMYAGVDVGSRTAKVVILNENKTIGVHLISTGPDSAETSIKVLEGALAAAGIRMDELSGIVTTGYGRYIAPFPHTSITEIACHSKGVHLVFPTARTVLDMGGQDCKAIRLDAQGNHTNFVMNDKCAAGTGRFLEILAKSLNLPLEEIGPRSLQGKGTVKISSVCAVFAREEALRYRRRSAPLEDILEGVHESVAERVFKLVKTVGLEKDFVITGGIAQNPGIVRRLEQRAGLTALIPPTPQFTGALGAAWLARESS
- a CDS encoding MBL fold metallo-hydrolase, whose product is MIQIRKVTPLEGVHKITIPIPFPIEDVNVYLLEGSPLTLIDTGLRSTATMDALERALSGIGRKLRDVERILVTHGHIDHFGAARTLSEISGAKVFVHAFDVNKVNHDFLQDFDREPSRLALYLIEAGVPANYYPFLKQEFLTNIHDYSEPLTRVELMADEDEIEAGGRKLQVMHFPGHCIGQVCFFDPEEQLMFTGDHVLPEITPNPVMDLIAREEFGYQSLKTYLESLRSTRNVDVRHTLPGHGEPFGPLQARVDEIIRHHEQRKNEIVRILNNGSKTKWQICGKLFSQLEQREAFLGLSEVDGHLELLEEAGQVTCEKVKDSLLFHLH
- a CDS encoding thiamine pyrophosphate-binding protein, with the translated sequence MAEEKMMTDLDKPGAEEHLVGAPSDDVAGWLNQEVDLFDLAAEMLKEEGVHTIFGLTAGGCWNIEGHCLRAGIERVHVRTEETATFAADAYGRMTSRPGIAVSGPATGICYASAGVAQAMAAQSPMVYIAGESGALDDDKFQLQGLVRAERLCESIAKTARRVPNTGSFLFQLKRALRTAVTPPTGPAVVAYTYEYLDRSNSIGPRIDYLVHYTPGTWAPKPRVSAPDPEDVRKFMEWLVNSERPAIVTGEALTYDDAQDELREFVALTGIPTHCRRNSRGAISEYDPLNCYGRARGYVMRRCDKGVLMGLRCGGLEWFGYPPFFGTQGVYTQIQTHPENTVLSLPTEHELIGNMKLTIKLMIECAKDMGITKPPEKWALWRAEVANKKEEYHQKTLDRTERQRGVSPLHPDILGRITAEFLRDELNDEYYSIIDGFTAATYYSDWIKVKDQRRILDAADTIGFGHAPGMALGCNAATKGDRPIIAIMGDGAMGACGMDIETCYRWDVPAVFIHHNNNQIVGGGHLFWKDIWPSGNRERDGWFISKNTRYDKMIAEFGLHTELVERDDQVRPALKRAFDFVRDKHKPAFIECFVDEDVLQEIWPTICATWSSGFIPFKELPQTAKDLMLKWKDHVPSATKIAARDDWWEALDW
- a CDS encoding methylmalonyl-CoA mutase, whose translation is MEKTLKTDDRFFEKASRHMTWSDIPVKAMYGPEDVKSLSYEEDINHPGEFPFTRGIFSDMYRGRLWSMRELCGYASPAATNQRLRYLIAEGQSALNVIGDLPTQYGIDSDHPCAEGEVGLEGVPIDSIRDMEVMMEGIDLEATSINLSNYLCPFMALYLAAAERRGFDFTKLRGTFLNDTLVHILTLYYPKTVLPFDIGRRMTVDTIIYCREHVPRYYTITQGSEGLRESGATAVQEIVFDFCVARYWLKSILERGEGRIRIEDVAPRFGFTHRVGIDIFEEACKFRAARRLWARVMKEDFGTTDRKSATYKVHTPTLGVQLQRPQVVNNIVRIAYQSLAAVLGGVQSIHTMGFDEPVALPTEETHRLALRTQQILCYETGVVNVADPLGGSYYVESLTNQLYEQMSRMMEDYKDTIADRILNGDLQRLLQNQAYKFQKEVESGERPIVGVNCFTISEDQETGEKAHRIPQQEVREHLENLKEFKRKRDVKKVARSLENVMRAGENKNENLFGHVLEAARSEATFGEMIGAIRMGHGAPYDPFDEIEYPF
- a CDS encoding cobalamin B12-binding domain-containing protein, whose translation is MVREREKPIKILLAKVGLDGHDRGIVILSKALMDSGMEVIYLGAYRKVKEVVQAALQEDVDAIGLSFLGGEHLIFSEKMLGAMKEKNMSIPLLVGGVIPREDLPDLKRMGVKDVIISGVPLETIRERITEVVLKEG
- a CDS encoding methylmalonyl-CoA mutase, with protein sequence MFHKKTIEEIAKRREAWKENTLSKVPPRKQEFTTISGIPIKEIHTPEDIADLDYLKDLGFPGEYPFTRGAYAPMNRSRPWTIRQVVGVGTAKETNERHKFVMKTGQTGMSNDFDVPTCIGLDSDHPLAEGEVGRVGVAIDTLADMQMLYEDIPLENTNHSFTINHPTPAILSMFLNLAEKQGVPFSALRGTTQNDPLKECFAMKMFSFPPQSSVKLLVDTWEFASKYLPKWNVTNVNGYPTRDSGGTVYHELGFTFASAINYFDEALKRGIDVDAIAPNVSWLWYVHIDFLEEIAKFRAARRIWAKIIKDRYGAKNPKSWTLRMHAQTGGGAYTYQQPENNIVRGTIGGMAAALGGVQSMAIACFDEALSIPSENAHRLSIRTQQILCHESGIANVVDPFAGSYFMEWLTNEVEKRTWEVIQEVESRGGMAKCVDTGYADKILTNQAYKYNKSVENKERILVGVNEFVSEEEEEEPEIFRVTEETERTQLANLKKIKEERNNQEVRKTLDDLRRAAEKNENVMPYCIAAAKVYASEGEIMQALRDIYGEFKPPSIL